Proteins from one Dermacentor variabilis isolate Ectoservices chromosome 1, ASM5094787v1, whole genome shotgun sequence genomic window:
- the LOC142584950 gene encoding uncharacterized protein LOC142584950 has translation MKVLLLCGVILAGAFLAEAAGGSELCSLSNEEFKVFLKCMGDHVNQEFKATVKEVIGDKTDRAYDIFKKQCEAGVDFGAVLTTVFSDQVASSVRSAYAQCKPVQS, from the exons ATGAAGGTGTTGCTTCTGTGTGGAGTCATCCTAGCCGGAGCTTTCCTTGCTGAGGCTGCTGGTGGAAGCGAGCTGTGCT CTTTGAGCAACGAAGAATTCAAGGTATTCTTGAAGTGCATGGGAGACCACGTCAACCAAGAG TTCAAGGCAACAGTAAAGGAAGTCATCGGCGACAAGACGGACCGTGCGTACGACATATTTAAGAAGCAGTGCGAGGCTGGAGTGGACTTC GGCGCCGTGCTGACGACGGTGTTCTCG gatCAAGTAGCCAGTTCCGTGAGAAGCGCCTACGCTCAATGCAAGCCAGTTCAAAGTTGA